The following proteins come from a genomic window of Panulirus ornatus isolate Po-2019 chromosome 21, ASM3632096v1, whole genome shotgun sequence:
- the PPP1R15 gene encoding uncharacterized protein PPP1R15: protein MATERGGGPGGTTMNWHTKTAVAPQVTLCLDMHPPVLDISGQKQTSVDTVSKSVRSSKKIGGFGGQWLNSLCSMYHTLRSGTSAGPWAAMTGHDPVVYEVCAQSHYQYDLDTSRLYEPSNRLWYPAPPRGSQQGYFDPLVLWDNPYFPSSCAPQPCNLQLPQKFGISRVDHPLNPEAKEWIPRDYLKDHIPSSLGSKETSEVECLKDELPFNTKGMQDPPVSGGFLDFCEITDREVDAVRFGESSNSLHITTSSMPQSENEVTLGNCASHVDAVCNNEIFSFDTSQNVKVLKVEKERFGLSRSESHTVVVPNASSVENVPSNEKFSCDSGNTEVYNCDEKVVRDTSTFSYASIVGKNAVSPVLSTNAVEKTLKKANNTEYALQPIPRIFLKDRKYPKEKAAPTADNKINPILFKSVNKSQKKCSRNFLKELRKSSPVAVGNSDSVGGKLDFGSPNLIPTSPRCCVTSSETRESPVITSPKDRLTYSFGSPFSAILKVQHSVSESSSSSSRVRSTSESSIASVESSDIEFGDVIDRTSAAPDVFVLNEKCQPKTSASPKYSSNILAHILGCDDSGSESSDDESEDWDDVCTDSVDSLGLDDSWETFGLCITAPESTKIQTSQSSSEQDLSKDFSLKLVYDTVDEEDLTVTEVSLEEINRRWEQEVEHDVMGISERKVNFGEVTIYPMIVWAYACKMARRGPWEEYARDRVRFSHRIATIEPVISSVLQVDHREKVYQKLYGQGCSLS, encoded by the coding sequence ttagaAGCTCAAAAAAGATTGGAGGATTTGGTGGACAGTGGTTGAATTCATTGTGCAGCATGTATCACACTCTGCGTTCAGGGACATCCGCTGGACCATGGGCCGCAATGACTGGTCATGATCCAGTAGTGTATGAGGTGTGTGCTCAAAGCCATTACCAGTATGATTTAGACACCAGCAGATTGTATGAGCCCTCCAACAGGCTCTGGTACCCAGCACCACCTAGAGGATCTCAGCAAGGGTACTTTGATCCTCTTGTGTTGTGGGATAATCCTTACTTTCCATCTAGTTGTGCACCTCAGCCTTGTAACTTACAACTACCACAGAAGTTTGGAATTTCTAGAGTAGATCATCCACTTAACCCAGAAGCTAAGGAATGGATTCCTAGAGATTACCTGAAAGACCACATACCATCGTCTCTCGGAAGTAAAGAGACTTCAGAAGTGGAGTGTTTAAAGGATGAATTACCCTTTAATACAAAAGGAATGCAAGATCCTCCTGTTTCAGGGGGATTTTTAGATTTTTGTGAGATCACAGACCGTGAAGTAGATGCTGTTCGTTTTGGTGAAAGTAGCAACTCTCTTCATATAACAACAAGCAGCATGCCTCAAAGTGAAAACGAAGTTACCCTTGGTAACTGTGCAAGTCATGTTGATGCAGTTTGTAAtaatgaaattttttcttttgatactTCTCAGAATGTTAAGGTGCTGAAAGTTGAGAAGGAAAGATTCGGTTTGAGTAGATCAGAAAGTCACACTGTGGTTGTACCTAATGCTTCATCAGTTGAGAATGTTCCTTCGAATGAAAAGTTTTCCTGTGACAGTGGGAATACAGAAGTTTATAATTGTGATGAAAAGGTGGTAAGGGATACAAGTACATTCAGTTATGCTAGTATTGTTGGCAAAAATGCTGTCTCTCCAGTGCTTTCCACAAATGCAGTTGAAAAGACATTAAAGAAAGCAAATAACACTGAATATGCACTGCAGCCAATACCTAGAATCTTTCTGAAGGACAGAAAATACCCCAAAGAAAAGGCTGCACCCACTGCAGATAATAAAATTAATCCTATCTTGTTtaaaagtgtgaataaaagccaaaaaaaatgcaGTAGAAACTTCCTAAAAGAGTTGAGGAAATCCAGCCCAGTTGCAGTTGGTAATTCTGATTCTGTAGGTGGTAAGTTGGATTTTGGGTCACCTAACCTTATCCCAACTTCTCCCAGATGTTGTGTCACAAGCTCAGAGACTAGAGAGTCACCAGTAATAACTTCTCCCAAGGATAGGCTTACATACTCTTTTGGGTCACCTTTTTCAGCCATACTGAAGGTACAACACTCTGTGAGTGAGAGTAGCTCCAGCAGCTCCCGTGTTCGTAGTACAAGTGAGTCTAGCATTGCCAGTGTAGAGAGCTCAGATATAGAGTTTGGAGATGTAATAGACAGGACCTCTGCAGCACCAGATGTCTTTGTTCTTAATGAAAAATGCCAACCTAAAACTTCTGCTAGTCCAAAGTACTCTAGTAATATTCTTGCTCATATTCTTGGCTGTGATGATTCGGGGAGTGAAAGCAGTGACGATGAGTCAGAGGACTGGGATGATGTGTGTACAGATAGTGTGGATAGTCTGGGCCTTGATGATAGCTGGGAAACCTTTGGCCTTTGCATAACAGCTCCAGAATCAACAAAAATACAGACGTCACAATCATCATCTGAACAAGATTTATCCAAAGATTTCTCGCTTAAGTTAGTTTATGATACTGTTGATGAAGAGGATTTAACAGTTACAGAAGTAAGCTTGGAAGAAATTAACAGAAGATGGGAGCAGGAAGTAGAACACGACGTAATGGGTATTAGTGAGAGGAAGGTAAATTTCGGAGAAGTGACCATTTATCCCATGATTGTATGGGCTTATGCTTGTAAAATGGCAAGAAGGGGACCTTGGGAAGAGTATGCTAGGGACAGAGTGCGCTTTTCTCATCGCATTGCTACCATAGAACCAGTAATTTCTTCCGTATTGCAGGTGGATCATAGAGAGAAGGTATACCAAAAGTTGTATGGCCAAGGATGCAGCCTCAGTTAA